A single region of the Thermoanaerobacterium aotearoense genome encodes:
- a CDS encoding glycoside hydrolase family 88/105 protein: MNKVEKFIDDYIKDYKSYKPSWNYEDGCVLKGALDLYNATDDEKYKTFVLKYLDEFIEKDGEIKGYNMDNHHLDDINSGKVLFDVYKMTGDEKYKKAIETIFNQVKTQPRTNEGNFWHKDIYPYQVWLDGLYMVMPFYIKYIKNFGDIHSLSDIVSQFGNVRRLMYDNEKKLYYHGYDESRKEAWADKKTGVSPNFWGRAEGWFVMALVDVLEEMDKRMESEKDLLLKIFNEAIDGLIIYQDEETGMWYQVLDKGGEKGNYQETSATLMISYSILKGVRLNLLPKNYKDSGVKAFEGTVDKYLVENEGKLMLGGICSVAGLGNNPYRDGSYDYYISEKVVYDDPKGVGALMMAYSEIIKIN; this comes from the coding sequence TTGAACAAAGTTGAAAAGTTTATAGATGACTACATTAAAGATTACAAAAGTTACAAGCCATCATGGAATTACGAAGATGGCTGTGTGCTAAAAGGCGCACTTGATCTTTACAATGCGACAGATGATGAAAAGTACAAAACATTTGTATTAAAATACCTTGATGAATTTATAGAAAAAGACGGCGAGATAAAAGGCTACAACATGGACAATCACCATTTAGACGATATAAATTCAGGCAAAGTGTTATTTGACGTGTACAAAATGACAGGAGATGAGAAGTACAAGAAAGCCATAGAGACGATTTTTAATCAAGTTAAGACACAGCCAAGGACAAATGAAGGCAATTTTTGGCATAAAGATATATACCCTTATCAAGTTTGGCTTGATGGGCTTTACATGGTGATGCCTTTTTACATCAAATACATCAAAAATTTTGGTGACATTCATAGCTTATCTGATATTGTAAGCCAGTTTGGCAATGTGAGAAGGCTTATGTATGACAATGAGAAAAAGCTTTACTATCATGGGTACGACGAGAGCAGAAAAGAAGCATGGGCAGATAAAAAAACAGGTGTTTCTCCGAACTTTTGGGGAAGAGCTGAAGGTTGGTTTGTCATGGCCCTTGTTGATGTGCTGGAAGAGATGGACAAAAGAATGGAGTCTGAAAAAGATCTTCTTCTTAAAATATTCAACGAAGCAATAGATGGACTCATTATTTATCAAGATGAAGAAACAGGCATGTGGTATCAAGTCTTGGACAAAGGCGGTGAAAAAGGAAATTATCAAGAAACATCCGCAACGCTGATGATTTCGTACAGCATACTGAAAGGTGTGAGATTAAACCTTTTGCCGAAAAACTATAAAGACAGTGGCGTAAAGGCATTTGAAGGCACAGTCGATAAATACCTCGTAGAAAATGAAGGGAAATTGATGCTTGGAGGTATATGCTCTGTTGCTGGATTAGGCAACAATCCATACAGAGATGGAAGCTATGACTACTATATATCAGAAAAAGTCGTCTATGATGATCCCAAAGGCGTAGGCGCATTGATGATGGCGTACAGTGAAATAATTAAAATAAATTAA
- a CDS encoding ABC transporter substrate-binding protein, whose protein sequence is MKKLVALALAAALGISTLLTGCGSSNNSTNQKNTNSSTKTSESQPAKQITLRFSWWGDDTRHQATLNAIKLFEQKYPNIKIQAEYAGWDGYLDKQTTQMAGGTAADIMQINWNWLPLFSKDGNGFYDLNKLSSELGLDNYSKDILATGTVNGKLNGIPVAMTGRVLYVNKTMYDKYGATIPKTWDDLINDASKFPKGSYPIVTGSYDSWLLSMTYAEQETGKPFLTTDGKLNFTQDDIKTALSFYKTLLDKKVTTPIQSIAAEGGNGLAPIAQLPSFLNGKFAGLFEWTSAISKEATPIKQNNMELVTAGLPMNSDAKTSAAILKPSMLFAINKDCKYPKEAATFLNFILNDPQGVEAMGTNRGIPVSKAALDTLKKDGKISGLEYEGLQILESKPGLPLSPYLEDPKLQQVYDQTIDKISYNQETVDQAAKEMYTNIQNVLSQITK, encoded by the coding sequence ATGAAAAAACTTGTAGCATTAGCACTTGCGGCAGCTCTTGGTATTTCGACGTTGCTTACAGGATGTGGCTCATCAAATAATTCAACGAACCAGAAGAACACAAATAGCAGTACAAAGACATCTGAAAGCCAGCCAGCAAAGCAAATAACTCTTAGGTTTTCATGGTGGGGCGATGACACAAGACATCAAGCGACTTTAAACGCCATAAAGCTTTTTGAGCAAAAATACCCGAATATAAAGATACAGGCAGAGTATGCTGGTTGGGATGGTTATCTTGACAAACAGACAACACAAATGGCAGGTGGCACTGCTGCAGACATAATGCAGATAAACTGGAACTGGTTGCCGCTGTTCTCTAAAGATGGAAATGGCTTCTACGATCTTAATAAGTTGTCAAGCGAGCTGGGATTAGACAATTATTCTAAAGACATTTTAGCTACAGGAACTGTTAACGGTAAACTAAATGGCATACCAGTAGCTATGACTGGAAGAGTGCTGTACGTAAATAAGACGATGTACGACAAATACGGTGCCACGATACCTAAAACATGGGATGACCTTATTAATGATGCTTCAAAGTTCCCGAAAGGCAGTTACCCAATTGTAACAGGCTCTTATGATTCTTGGCTTTTGTCTATGACTTACGCAGAGCAAGAGACAGGAAAACCTTTCCTCACAACAGATGGCAAGCTTAACTTTACTCAAGACGATATAAAGACAGCTTTATCATTCTACAAGACTTTGTTAGACAAAAAAGTCACTACCCCAATTCAATCAATAGCTGCAGAAGGCGGCAATGGACTTGCACCAATAGCACAGCTTCCAAGCTTCTTAAATGGTAAATTTGCAGGCTTGTTTGAATGGACAAGTGCAATATCAAAAGAAGCAACTCCAATAAAGCAGAACAACATGGAGCTTGTGACAGCAGGACTTCCTATGAATTCTGATGCCAAGACATCAGCGGCTATATTAAAGCCATCAATGCTTTTTGCCATCAATAAGGATTGCAAATATCCGAAAGAAGCAGCTACATTCTTGAATTTCATCTTGAATGACCCACAAGGTGTAGAAGCTATGGGCACAAATAGAGGCATACCTGTAAGCAAGGCTGCTTTGGATACGCTTAAAAAAGACGGAAAAATATCAGGCTTAGAGTATGAAGGATTGCAGATATTGGAGTCAAAGCCAGGCTTGCCATTAAGCCCATATCTGGAGGATCCAAAGCTTCAACAAGTATACGATCAGACTATAGACAAAATTTCTTACAACCAAGAAACAGTTGATCAAGCTGCAAAAGAGATGTACACAAATATTCAGAATGTGCTAAGTCAAATAACAAAATAA
- a CDS encoding carbohydrate ABC transporter permease, whose product MENRRIGLLYILPWLIGLVIFTIYPFVTSLILSFTNYNIINAPQFIGIQNYVNMFHDSTFWTSFTATLEYVAITVPLKLIFSLFIAFILNYKLKGINFYRTAYYVPSILGGNIAIAVLWKFVFANTGLVNQVLGVFGIKPVGWFSTGLGAIFTISALRVWEFGSTMVIFLAGLKDIPQELYEAAAVDGAGKIKTFFKVTIPLLTPIIFFNLVMQLIQAFQEFNGPYMITQGGPLYKTYLLPMMIYDNSFKFFNMGYGSAISWFLFIIIMIFTMFVFSSSKYWVFYSDEGGGES is encoded by the coding sequence ATGGAAAACAGGCGCATAGGGCTTTTATATATACTGCCGTGGCTTATCGGTCTTGTGATATTTACTATATATCCGTTTGTGACATCTTTAATATTAAGTTTCACAAATTACAATATTATTAATGCACCGCAATTTATTGGTATTCAAAATTACGTCAATATGTTTCATGACAGCACATTCTGGACGTCATTTACTGCAACATTGGAGTATGTTGCAATTACAGTACCGCTAAAGCTTATATTCTCGCTTTTTATAGCTTTTATCTTGAATTACAAGCTAAAAGGCATCAATTTTTATCGTACAGCGTATTATGTACCATCGATTCTCGGTGGAAATATTGCTATAGCTGTTTTGTGGAAATTTGTATTTGCAAATACAGGGCTTGTCAATCAGGTTTTGGGAGTATTTGGTATAAAGCCAGTAGGTTGGTTTTCTACAGGTTTAGGAGCAATATTTACCATAAGCGCTTTAAGGGTATGGGAATTTGGCTCTACCATGGTGATTTTCTTGGCAGGTTTAAAAGACATACCGCAAGAGCTTTATGAGGCAGCAGCGGTTGACGGTGCAGGCAAGATCAAAACATTCTTTAAAGTTACCATACCGCTTTTGACACCCATAATATTTTTCAACTTGGTAATGCAGCTAATACAGGCTTTCCAGGAATTCAACGGACCTTACATGATAACGCAAGGCGGTCCTCTGTATAAGACGTATCTTTTGCCAATGATGATTTACGACAACTCATTTAAGTTCTTCAATATGGGATATGGCAGCGCTATATCATGGTTCCTCTTCATAATAATAATGATATTTACAATGTTCGTATTTTCATCGTCGAAGTACTGGGTGTTTTATTCAGATGAAGGAGGAGGCGAGTCATAA
- a CDS encoding carbohydrate ABC transporter permease yields the protein MNNETAFNNVNLRMDKGYRKREFRRKVNLAIRYAILTIGAIIMLYPIVWLVGASFKTNSEIFSSISFIPKRIDFTPYIKGWITGTQYTFATYYLNTFKYVIPKVIFTVVSSVLTAYGFSRFNFPFKKPLFAILISTMFLPQIVLRIPLYLLWKQLHLLDTFVPLYANDIFAAEAFFVFMIIQFMRGIPKELDEAAKIDGCNSFTILTRILLPVITPAIVSVTIFQFMWSMNDFMGPLIYISTVSKYPVSIALKMAMDATSGNFEWNKIIAMSVIALIPSIVVFFSAQKYFVEGISTSGLKG from the coding sequence ATGAACAATGAGACAGCATTCAATAATGTAAACCTTAGGATGGATAAGGGGTATAGGAAGAGAGAGTTTAGAAGAAAAGTCAACTTGGCAATTAGATATGCGATACTGACAATTGGCGCAATTATAATGTTGTACCCAATTGTCTGGCTTGTAGGTGCATCATTTAAGACCAACAGCGAAATCTTTTCGTCAATAAGCTTCATACCAAAAAGGATAGATTTTACGCCTTATATAAAAGGATGGATAACAGGTACGCAATACACATTTGCAACGTACTACTTGAATACTTTTAAATACGTCATTCCTAAAGTTATTTTTACAGTTGTTTCATCTGTATTGACAGCATACGGCTTTTCAAGGTTTAATTTTCCGTTTAAAAAGCCTTTGTTTGCGATACTGATTTCAACGATGTTTTTGCCGCAGATCGTTTTGAGGATACCGCTCTATCTTTTGTGGAAGCAATTGCATTTGCTGGACACGTTTGTTCCTCTGTATGCAAATGACATATTTGCAGCAGAAGCATTCTTCGTGTTTATGATTATACAGTTTATGAGGGGAATACCAAAGGAGCTTGATGAAGCCGCCAAAATCGACGGATGCAATTCATTTACGATACTGACGAGGATATTGCTGCCGGTGATAACGCCAGCCATTGTGTCTGTAACCATATTTCAATTCATGTGGTCTATGAATGACTTCATGGGACCTCTTATCTACATCTCGACTGTCAGCAAGTACCCTGTCTCAATAGCTTTGAAAATGGCAATGGATGCTACGTCAGGCAACTTCGAGTGGAATAAGATAATTGCAATGTCGGTTATAGCTCTTATACCTTCAATCGTAGTATTCTTCTCGGCTCAAAAGTATTTTGTCGAAGGTATATCTACAAGCGGATTAAAAGGATGA
- a CDS encoding glycoside hydrolase family 28 protein, with product MIRLKELNVISVTSTTISFELQGLEPYYLEKKYQLYVNSNYMGEVDRSVWTIKNLKPDSQYEITLKNEDTGEKSTVFQRTKPETAYINVKDFGAVGDGKRIDTFSIQSAIMACPDGGRVYFPEGVYLTYPIFLKSNITIELGKGAVLLGAKEREMYPILPGEIDSQEFSNSYLGSWEGEANDMFASLITGISVENVNIIGDGVIDGNSSFDTWWYDAKVKRIAWRPRTVYLNKCKNVLIEGITIRNSPSWTIHPLMSQNLKFINLNIENPKDAPNTDGLDPESCKDVLIAGTRFSVGDDCIAIKSGKLSVSQKLPMPSENLYIRNCLMEYGHGAVVIGSEMSGGVKNVHVENCVFKKTDRGIRIKTRRGRGKTGIIDEIHAANIKMEGVLTPFTINSFYFCDADGKTEYVWSKEKLPVDDRTPYVGNIYLKNITCIDAHVAAGYMYGLPERKIERVDMENIYVSFDLNAKPDYPEMLSFVEEMCRNGFYLNNIKNLRLKNVVVEGALTEPFTKLNIDNEIQ from the coding sequence GTGATTCGATTGAAAGAACTAAATGTCATATCAGTTACATCTACCACAATTTCCTTTGAATTGCAAGGATTAGAACCTTATTATTTAGAGAAAAAATATCAATTGTACGTTAATTCAAATTATATGGGCGAAGTCGATAGAAGTGTGTGGACGATAAAAAATTTAAAGCCTGATAGTCAATACGAAATTACATTGAAAAACGAAGATACAGGAGAAAAATCAACTGTATTTCAACGGACAAAACCTGAAACAGCATATATAAACGTGAAAGATTTTGGTGCTGTTGGCGATGGAAAGCGCATTGATACCTTTTCCATACAATCAGCCATAATGGCGTGTCCTGATGGGGGAAGGGTGTATTTTCCTGAAGGTGTTTACTTGACATACCCGATTTTTTTAAAAAGCAATATTACGATAGAATTGGGGAAAGGCGCTGTGTTATTAGGGGCAAAAGAGAGGGAAATGTACCCTATCCTTCCAGGGGAGATAGATAGCCAAGAATTCTCAAATAGCTATTTGGGATCCTGGGAAGGTGAAGCAAACGATATGTTTGCAAGCCTTATAACTGGCATCTCTGTGGAAAATGTTAATATTATAGGCGATGGAGTTATAGATGGCAATTCCAGTTTCGATACATGGTGGTACGACGCAAAGGTTAAAAGAATCGCATGGAGACCAAGGACAGTTTATTTAAATAAGTGCAAAAATGTACTGATAGAAGGCATCACAATAAGGAATTCGCCGTCGTGGACGATACATCCGTTGATGTCGCAAAACCTTAAGTTTATAAACTTAAACATCGAAAATCCTAAGGATGCACCAAATACTGACGGCCTCGATCCTGAGTCGTGCAAAGATGTCCTCATTGCAGGCACCAGATTTTCTGTTGGCGATGACTGCATTGCCATAAAATCAGGCAAGTTGTCTGTAAGCCAAAAGCTTCCTATGCCGTCGGAAAATCTTTATATAAGAAACTGCCTTATGGAATACGGTCATGGTGCTGTCGTAATAGGCAGCGAGATGTCAGGCGGAGTAAAAAACGTCCATGTAGAGAACTGCGTATTTAAAAAGACAGACCGTGGCATACGCATAAAGACCAGGAGAGGCAGAGGCAAGACTGGAATCATAGATGAGATACACGCTGCCAACATTAAAATGGAAGGTGTTTTGACGCCTTTTACAATAAATAGCTTTTATTTCTGCGATGCTGATGGCAAGACGGAATACGTGTGGAGCAAGGAAAAGCTTCCTGTAGATGATAGGACGCCGTATGTGGGCAATATTTATCTAAAAAATATAACATGCATTGATGCTCATGTTGCAGCAGGATACATGTATGGCCTTCCTGAGAGAAAAATTGAGAGAGTTGATATGGAGAATATCTATGTAAGCTTTGATTTAAACGCTAAGCCTGATTATCCTGAGATGCTTAGTTTTGTAGAAGAAATGTGTAGAAATGGATTTTACCTTAACAACATTAAAAACCTTAGGTTGAAAAATGTTGTAGTAGAAGGCGCTTTGACAGAACCATTTACAAAGTTAAATATTGACAATGAAATTCAATGA